CGACCAGGGCGCTGCGGGTCGGGAGGGCGGAGGGTGCTGCTGGTTCCACGGTGGCTCCTCGGGGCATTCGCGTTCCACATACGGAACGTTCCGTGTGTGGAACGATAGACCGCATGCGAGCAACGGATCAACCGGCTTCGGCGAGCGCCGACCTCTCGGCGCGGATCGGCCTGCGGCTGCGCGAACTGCGCACCGCCCGCGGGCTCTCCCTCTCGGAGCTGGCCCGCCGTGCGGGCCTCGGCAAGGCCACCCTCTCGGGACTGGAGGCGGGCACCCGCAACCCGACCCTGGAGACCCTGTACGCGCTGACCACCGCGCTCGGCCTGCCGCTGAGCGCCGCCTTGCAGGCGCCCGAGCAGGCCGCCCGGGAGGCCGCGACCGGGCGGGCGCTGAACGCCGAGGTGTCCGGGCGGGTGCTGGACGCCGTGCTGCTGGAGCGGTTCGAGGACGCGGCGGCGGTCTCGGAGACGTACCGAATCCGAATCCGGCCGGGCGGGGTGCGCCGTTCGGCCCCGCACCCGCCGGGCACGGTGGAGCACCTGGTGGTGCTGACCGGCACCGCGCTGGTCGGCACCGAGGC
This is a stretch of genomic DNA from Kitasatospora fiedleri. It encodes these proteins:
- a CDS encoding helix-turn-helix domain-containing protein; its protein translation is MRATDQPASASADLSARIGLRLRELRTARGLSLSELARRAGLGKATLSGLEAGTRNPTLETLYALTTALGLPLSAALQAPEQAAREAATGRALNAEVSGRVLDAVLLERFEDAAAVSETYRIRIRPGGVRRSAPHPPGTVEHLVVLTGTALVGTEASPATVVPGGHHSWAADVPHRYEAVAQEVEAVLVVRHPHG